The Lactuca sativa cultivar Salinas chromosome 2, Lsat_Salinas_v11, whole genome shotgun sequence genome includes the window AAGATTTGGTAGGTTCTCTCGAGGGTTGTCATGTCTTTTATAATTGCACAACCCTAAAGATTTCTACGAAAGGGGGCATCGCCAACTATACCAAAACCACTTTCACCGGTGTCTCCCTTTGTCTTTCAGCGGTTAAGGATTTCAGCCTCCACCAGGTCAAATCTGCCACCACCACTTTCGCCTCTCGTTTTCTCTAGTTAGCCGCCAATGTTTGTAGATCCTCTAGCATCACTGCCTTTCTCATCTGAATTAAGGTTTTTGTTTCACactcaagattagggttttccacaAAGATGAAGATGGTTCGTGGTGGGGATAGTAAGCGTTATCATTCTCCGGTGGAGATTTTTGAGACGATGACGGAGAATAGTTAAGGTTTAACTTTATTTAATTTGGATATATGACATCGGTGAAACGATAGATGTGGTGACGTTTGGGAAAGAGGTAAACGACTCCGATGAAGTAGAGTAGCAACTGACGGATTCCATTAATTTTGAAGATGGGAAGGTTAGGgggaaagggggggggggggggggggtttgctTTTTAACCTATTATGGCTTTTTCAAAAGGAGGTTCTTTTAATATGTTTGAATTAACTTTTAAAAGTGCAAAAGCCAATAAACCAAAATTCATCGATTCCTAATTtctaaaatagtttttttttttaaattgattgaAAATAAACTCCTTATGCTCTACCAAATATTTTTAGAAACCACGATATTTTTAACAACCATAAAGagttttttataattatattcttttgtaaaacataaattattattatataaataaaaaatattgtatacAAATTGTCACTTTAAAAATAAACGAAGGCACGGGTATttaggtctctctctctctctctctctctctctctctctcttttaattGCCTGTTTGTTCTAATTTAACTCGTTAGCTTTTGCCTTTCGAATTGTAACCCTGGAAGATACcaactaattattattattaaaaaatattagtAATAATAAATGATAAGGGTAGCATAAATTAAATTAAACTTAACAATAAGCAAAGTTAAAAAGGAACGAGGAGGTGTTAGGGTTTGTGCAGGAAATCGAGTTCGATTGGGCTAACCGCTTGCTCTCCCGGTAAGCAAACTCGGATTTCATAGCAATTGAAATATTTGAAGATCAGAAACCGAAGGAATTAGAGTTCCAGTTCTCAATCAAATCTGATCAATTGTAAATCGTTCATCCTGTTTCGATATGTTAATGTTAGGCGATAAGATTAGCTGGCATTTAGGTTTATCTTTATTTAAACTTCATTATGTTTATCTTTTCCTTAGTTGGTTAGTCTCTGATAAAGACTTGTAATTGTATAAATACGTTGGCAGATCAATGAATAAGGCAGGCAATTCATACAAATctttcatggtatcagagcgggattgAGAAATCTAAAACCCTAAAACATGACGAAATCTGGAGAAGAACCTTCAGAGGGTTCAAAATCGTCACCACCTAAAATCGAATCCAATTCTCCTTTCTTTCTTGGACCACAAGACCGTCCAGGTGATTTCATTACCCCAACAAGACTGCGTGGGGATAATTATGATGATTGGGCAGGAGACATACAAACGGCATTAGAAGCACGAAGAAAGTTTGGGTTTCTTGATGGGATGATCACAGGTCCTGCTCCTCCATGTACGACTTCATATTGGCTCACTATCAACGCGATGTTGGTTTCATGGATCATGAATACCATCGAAACAGAGGTAAAATGCTATCTTTCTAAATACAAGGATGCGAAGAAACTATGGGATACTTTGAAATCACGATATGCGATTGTTAATGGACCCAGGATTCAGCAATTGAAGGCTTCAATTGCAAAGTGTGAACAGAGCAAAACCATGCCTGTTGCAGAATACTTTGGCAAACTAACTGCACTATGGGAAGAACTTCATAAGCATGAGCCTATAATTAGCTGTGAGTGTTGTACAGAGTGCACAGTTGGAGCTAGACACGAGACCAGGAGAGATATATATATGTTACATAATTTTCTCATGGGTCTATGTTCAGAATACTTCTCCACTCTACGAACTAGTATTCTATCACAGGATCCGCTCCCTTCACTTGACAAAGCTTTTCAACTGGTAGTACAAGATGAACGAGTACGAATCTCAAAGTCTGTCCAAGAGGAAAATCCAGCGGAAGTTTTGGGTTTTGCTGCTAAAGTAGGATCCAATATGGGACGAGGAAAAGGAGACAGACCTGATAAGTCACATCTAAGTTGTACTCACTGCAAGAAAACAGGTCATGAAGCCAATACCTGTTTTGAGTTTAGTAGGGTATCCTGAATGGTGGGAACATAACAACAGGTCTGATGGTGGCACTCGAGGAGGCAGATCAGGCGGACGAGGGAGAGGAAGTGTAAGAGCAAACACAGTCACTGCAGGCTCTCACAATGGAGGTATAATGGCTGGAAATAATAGCAACTCACCGCTATTATTTGCAGCTGAACAATGGAAGGCTTTGACCGGTCTTATGAGTACTTCCAAGATTACAGATGAAAGATTGAATGGTGAGTTTAAAAAACGATTATGGATTATCGATTCAGGAGCAACACACCATGTAACTGGTGATGCTTCTTGGTTGGAAAATACACATAACATACCTGGTCGTCTTGTGGGTCTTCCAAATGGTAAAAAGGTCATTGCAATCCATGAGGGTTGTGTTAGACTTTCAAAGACCATCACTCTTAAAAGTGTTCTCTTTGTACCTAAATTAAGTTGCAATTTGATTTCAGTTTCTCAATTAAATGATGATATGAAATGCATTACTCAATTCGATTATTCTATATGTGCTATACAGCACCGGTCGAGGAGGCTGATTGGAGCGGGTGTTAGAAGGGATGGACTTTACTTCTTTGGGAAAGGTGGATCAATTCTTCATGTTTCGGTGGATGCAGCAACCTCCACGTTAGAGTTATGGCATAAGAGAATGGGACATCCTTCTGAAAAAGTGGTGAAATCCCTTCCTCCCGTTTGTAACCTTAGGGGTAGTATGAATAAAGCCTGTGAAGTTTGTTTTCGGGCTAAACAAACTAGAGATAAATTTCCTTTAAGTGAAACTAAAACTAGTCGAATTTTTGAGAAAGTACACTGTGATCTTTGGGGTCCTTACAAGCATCTTTCAAGCTGTGGGGCTCGATACTTCTTGACAATAGTTGATGATTATTCTCGTGCAGTGTGGGTGTATTTGTTGATTGATAAAACTGAAGTTTATGAAATGTTTGTGTCTTTTGTGGCTATGGTTGGTAgacaattttcaaaacaaatcaataTAGTACAAAGTGATAACGGAACAGAGTTTAATTGCTTGTTTACTTATTTTTCTACACATGGAATTTTGTTTCAAACATCATGTGTtggtactcctcaacaaaacgggcgAGTAGAGAGAAAACACAAACACATCCTCAATGTAGCCCGATCTCTTATGTTCCAAGCAAAATTGCCTATTTCCTTTTGGGGTGAATCCATCCTCACAGCTGCACATCTGATCAATCGCACACCCTCTCCTTTGCTCGACAACAAAAGTCCATCAGAGATATTGTTTGGTGCTCTTCCCTCATATTCTACTCTTAAAGTGTTCGGGTGTttatgttttgctcataaccaaAGGCAAAAGGAGATAAATTCGCTAGTCGAAGCCGAAAATCTGTCTTTGTTGGATATCCATTCGGTAAAAAAGGGTGGAAATTGTTTGATCTTGACACCAATGAATACTTTGTTTCACGTGATGTAAAATTCTTTGAGGACATATATCCTTATTTTGACATGAATTTAACACCACGTGAGACCACAAACACACTACCTGATGGACCAGTTTACTTTGATGAGATTGACGAGGATGTTGTTGGTCTAGATCAGTCACCTAGTGACACTTCACCTATAAATTCGCCCATTAATACACCTGGTCAAGAACTACCAAGCTCTCATACAAAGCCAATTTCGGACCCCCCGTCTCCACTCGAACAACAGGAAAATATGGGTAGAGGTCAAAGAATCAAGTATCCGTCCATCCTTCTTAAAGACTTTGTTGCGTCTACTAAAGTTAGTCCATCCCCGTCCTCTACACACCGGTCTCCACCAGCTTCCCCAAATACGCCATATCCTATAGTTCATTATATAAATTGTGATCAGTTTTCTCCTTGGTATAAAGCCTTTATTTCAGCAGTCACTTCGGGAACTGAATCGAGATCATTTAAAGAAGCCATGCAGGACACGAAATGGAAAGCTTTTATGCAAGATGAAATTCGTGCTCTTGAAGAAAATGGTACTTGGACATTGCAACATCTTCCTCCTGGCAAACGTGCCCTTGGTAGCCAGTGggtatataaaattaaatatcacTCCAATGGTGATATAGAAAGATACAAATCACGGTTGGTTGTGTTCGGAAATCATCAACAAGAAGGCCTAgattataaagaaacatttgcacACGTTGCAAAGATGACTACGGTACGTATGTTTCTGGCAATTGCAGCTTCAAAAAACTAGGAATTACATCAGATGGACGTGCATAATACTTTCTTACACGGGGATCTACAAGAAGAAGTCTATATGAAATTGCCTCCAGGGTTCAAATGCTCGAATCCCAACTTAGTATGTCGTCTTCGCAAGTCACTTTACGGTTTAAAACAAGCTCCTAGGTGTTGGTTTGCTAAACTAGTGACAGCACTTAAGAAATACGGTTTTCGTCAGTCTTATTCTGATTACTCTCTTTTTACATACATGTGTGGAATGGTGCAAGTTAATGTAATAGTTTATGTGGACGATCTTATCATCTCGGGTAATAATCATGAAGCTATCAAACACTTCAAGACATATTTAAGTAATTGTTTTAAAATGAAAGATCTTGGTCCTTTGAAGTATTTTCTCGGTCTTGAGGTGGCTCGCAATCCCACTGGGGTTTTCTTGTGTCAACGCAAATATACGTTGGATATTATTGCTGAAACCGGTCTTTTGGGCGCCAAACCAGCCGGTTTCCCCATTGAACAAAATCATAAGCTTGGTCTCGCTCAGGGTAAAGAGTTGACTGACCCAGAAGTTTACCGTCGACTTGTGGGTCATTTGATATATCTAGCTATCACGCGTCCAGATCTAGCGTACTCAGTTCACATCCTATCACAGTTCATGCAGTCTCCACGGATCGAACATTGGGAAGCAGCTCAACGTGTGGTTAAATATTTGAAGGGAACTCATGGACAAGGTATTCTTCTACGTGTTGATAGTCCTCTCATCTTGAGTGGTTGGTGTGACTCTGACTGGGCTGCTTGCCCTCTTACTCGACGATCTTTATCTAGATGGATTTTGTATCTCGGTAATTCTCCTATCTCTTGGAAAACGAAGAAGCAACATACCGTGTCTCGATCATCAGCTGAAGCGGAGTATCGATCTATGGAAGCTGTTACGTGTGAATTGAAATGGTTAAAAGGTCTTCTTGCTAGCTTGGGAATTCATCACAAGAAAAGTATTGATCTGTTTTGTTTTGTGATAGTGAACCGGCTCTCTACATTTCATAAAATCCGGTTTTTCATGAACAAACGAAGCACATTGAAGTTGATTGTCATTTTGTTCGTGATGCTATAGTTGATGGTCTCATTAAACCTTCTTATGTTCATACATCTAAGCAACTAGCGGATATCTTGACGAAAGATCTAGGAAAAGCTGCATTTGATTGTCTTGTTAGCAAGTTGGGCATTTTTGATCCCCATGCTCCAACTTGAGGGGGGATGTTAGGCGATAAGATTAGCTGGCATTTAGGTATCTTTATTTAAACTTCATTATGTTTATCTTTTCCTTAGTTGGTTAGTCTCTGATAAAGACTTGTAATTGTATAAATACGTTGGCAAATCAATGAATAAGGCAGGCAATTCATACAAATCTTTCAGTTAAATTGGTATTGTGATGATTCATGAAAAAACATAGGGTACCAGCGTATAGTTTCCTCTTTTGCTAATTGCTTTTATCAAGTTTTTGTCTAACAATCTTATAGATCTTCGTGATTAATAGCAGCGTACGCGATAATTAATCGCTTAAATTGTGCAGTCTCCCTTTCTCTGTTTAACTAAGCTATGGATATAAGAAACTACTGTGGATATCATTGGGAAGCTATAGTTGCTACCTTCtgaataagatatatatatatatatatatatatatatatatatatatatatatatatatatatgattttgtgGTGTCACTTGTCGTTAGATTCGAAATATCTGATACACACTGAAACAATGCCATATCTTTCATACATTTTATTCATTTGGCAGGATATATCCAGTCTAGGTTATGCATTTTGAAATGGAGATGACACTCAAGGAAGACAACCCAGATTCTCCAATGTCTAGAATCTATGAGATACCTGGTGAACCTACATTGGTTATCAATGGGGTGCCTCCTGTATGTACCAGTGTCAATGGTAGTCTTGTTCCCTACAAAGTTTGTTGTGACATAGATTCAAAAACAAATGAGTCTTTGGGTGACTGGTTAGAAGGTAGAAAAGTTCAAAAGCTATTTGGGAAAAAGTTCTTTCATGGGGAAGTTACCAAATTTGACAAAGAATCGAATTGGTATAGAGTGGTTTATGATGATGGGgattttgaagatcttgaatgGCATGAGTTGCAGGAAGTTTTACTACCTCTTGACATCACAATCCCATTGAAGACATTAGCATCAAAAGTCAACAAGAGGAGGCAAGAACATGATAAAAAATCTGGTAGATCTGTGAGTAAACCCAAAATCCACCAACATAAAGGCTTGGAATCCGAGGTTGAGAAAATGGAGGTCTAGATAGCAAGTAGATTAGTGGTTGCTTAGTCATGAAGCTCCTTGGGATTTCTTATGCAATTTACCTGTCTTCATTTTGTGGCTCTTTTATCTAGGTtgtaaatatataataataataaaaaaaagtcaaGGTAGAGCTAGAATTTGAAATGCAATGACATGTAGAGGTTTGTCCCTTGTGTGAATAAAAGATTATGTATCTTGTTGGGAGTTAGACCATTTATTCTATTACCTCATCCATTATATCCACCACTTATCCGTTATAGTGGTGAGTGTCACCTCATCACCACGTGCTACCATTAAAACCATGAAATATCTAATACACCACTCCACATCatttttgtaattaaaattaaatcaaaaataaaaacgacaatttaaaataaaatgtaagaaaacataaaataaactaTCCCTACAATCTTAGTTTACTTTGGGCAAatgtaaaaaattcaaaaaaaataaactacTCTTTCCATTTTGGACGATTCCTCAACTTTAACTACGTTTTGAGATGTGGAAAAGGTTTATGATTTTCATAATGATGCAAGGCAACACTAACCACATGGATATCGTCTTCTTGTTGATTGTTTACCATGTTATAAATTCCATTGAATTGACAACATTTTATCCTCATATTGTGTCACTTCGAACATATTTAAATGGGATTTCGACTTGTACAACCAATTAAATAGAAAAATCTTCGAACTTTTCCCTAAAAATCTCTAGAGGTTTGACAATCTTCGTCTTCAGAAACTAACACTCGTGCTAGTGTTAACTCTCTTCTTCCTCTTTCGACTAATTCATCCTTTTCGGAAccatagttttgaaatttaacgATACAAATGTGTGAATGTGAGTAAAAGGAGAGAAGAGTTATATGACAAATAAGGTGGTTTGTAGTGACATTTATAAttgtaaaattttaattaaaaaaaatgctcAAAGTAGTCATTAGAATGTTCAAGCCATGAGTCAAAGAGCAAAGAGTTTTTATTGGGCATTGTAGGGTGTTGTTGGCATCACAAAACGTCACAACCACTCCCCACCACGAAGGTGTAGGCTGGTGTTCACGGTCCACGATCGTGGACACGTAGACCACGACCCAATTCGTggtatgtatatgtgatagtctTATACAAAAATGTTTTGCGGTGAATTTAAGTTGATAGCAGTTGTATCTTCAAGACAGACAATTTTTTTAGatgattattgttttttttttggtagAACCCAACCAGATTCTCAAATTCGATAATTAGGAATATGTTGGGAATGGTTATGATAATTGAAATTTTGAAGTACATTGTCATCTCTAAAGGTAGAGGTAGGGATGGAGAAATCGGGAAAAAATGAACTAGAAACGGAAGAATATAAACAATAACATCAATATCATTACATCACAAAAGGAGTTACTTATTAACTTCAAATGTTGATTGATTTCTATAATTGAAACTAAAGTAGAACAATAAATATTATACAAAATatacaataaaataataattaaacgtGTAACTTACATTGTTTGCATTTTTGCACATCTTCCAATAACTGTTCAAGGTTAATACATACATTTGATACTCTCAACCAACCATATCAAAGCTTCCACCGTCTTTGGAAGCAAATTACTACGAAAGTCATCTACCAAAGGACCATCTATACTAAAAGTGGACTCACTAACAACCAAAGAAATCGGAATGACTAGAATGTCTTTTTCAATTGATGTCAACACCTTATATGTAGTGTATTTGTCACTAAACCACTTCAAAATTTAAAATgtttcattatttatttatttttttcaagcaAAGCATCAAGATATTCCTGTAATTCGGATTTTTCCATAACATCCTCAACATCTTTTTCGTAGAGCTCAATCATATATTTTTCTTATCTATTTATTCTTAACCATTCATGTAACACctcaaaatttaaacaaaaattttcatttttaatttaccaaagattagggtttcacaaaTCAAGTTCTGAAATACACGATTATCCAAAACAAACATTGTCACAAAATATTAGATTTCACAAACCGTCCCAACAACAAATACCCTAACGAGTGCGTACAATCGAACATTCGTCTTCCTGTTGTCCTCAGAAGTAGctagctgaaacacataaatcaacaactgtaagcagaaagcttagtgagttccccagaatacCACACACATGACAACAAGAATAAACAGTTATGGGTTATTAGCAGCCCTGGGGATTATCATCAGTCCCAATGGGCTAACAGCACGCCTGGTAGGGATGGGATTTAGAGCCGgaaaaccgaaccggaaccggaatcggatcggaaccggaaccgttagaaccagAATATATAAAACCGGTCCGGGACCCGAGTTTAAAGAATGGCtctatccgggttccgggtaatccagATTTCGGGTCCTCTGGGTCCGGGTAAACTGGGTTTAAGAACCGGAACCgtgttaggaaccggaaccggtttctATGGaaagtttaaaacatgcatatctcattcgtttgaagtcgTATTGGCATGGGTTTTTTCCCATagtatagtttttagtttttacatgattttagactataactttgtcatttttgggtttatattcattgacttatagtcTCTCAAAGCCGGGATATcgaagttggaaattttatgtttttcagcttttttttgtattctgtgatagttgtaaaacatgcatatctcgttcgtttaaagtcggattggcATGAGGTTTTTTCCATAGTATTttttatagtttgtacatgattttagattataattttgtcatttttgggtttatattcattgacttatagtcTCTCAAAGTTGAGATTTCAAAgctggaaattttatgtttttcagctttttttatattatgtgatagttttaaaatatgcatatctcattcgtttgaagtcggattggcaTGAGGTTTTTTCCGGAGTGTAttttatagtttgtacatgattttaggctataattttgttattttgggtgtttattcattgacttatagtctctcaaagtcgggatatcaaaactgaaaattttatgtttttcagcttTCTTTGTATTTCGTGACagatttaaaacatgcatatttaATTCGTTTGAAGTTGGAATAGCATGCGATTTTTTTCAAAGTGTAgtatagagtttgtacatgattttagactataattttgtcattttttgttTCATATTCATTGATTTATACTCTCccaaagttgggatatcaaagctGCGAAATTTTTTTCTCagctttatttttgtattttgtgaaattttaaaacatgcattCGATCCACTTTACCCGGTTCCCCAGGTTTTTCAGTTTtagacccactttatccggttccattCGACCCACTTTGATATTTCCAAGTTTTCTgattctagacccactttaccagGTAccttacccggaaccgaaccgaaaccggttcctatataccggtccggtttccggtccTAAAATATATTGTTAACCGGTTTCCGGGTTTTCCCGgttcgggtttggacccactctcATCTGTAACGCCCGGTGGGTTATCATCAACCCTATAGACGATCAGTAGTCTCAGTCACATACAAACAACATAACACGATAATAACAGCTAGACCCAGCTGGTCATCACAGATACAACTATCCTACCACACTAGTAAGTAtaaatgaggaaactcacctgacaTTGTCGACAAGTAAATCTCACACCCGAATTGTCGGAACTAGACTCCGCATAATCAACAAAATAATTAaccataattaataattaaggtctaAAACTCAACTCGCGAGTCCATATCCTACAACTAAGTCCTAAAGGGcaaaaagaccatttttcccttcACA containing:
- the LOC128132111 gene encoding dirigent protein 17-like; its protein translation is MHFEMEMTLKEDNPDSPMSRIYEIPGEPTLVINGVPPVCTSVNGSLVPYKVCCDIDSKTNESLGDWLEGRKVQKLFGKKFFHGEVTKFDKESNWYRVVYDDGDFEDLEWHELQEVLLPLDITIPLKTLASKVNKRRQEHDKKSGRSVSKPKIHQHKGLESEVEKMEV